The Anoxybacillus amylolyticus DNA segment TATCGCGATTCGTTGTCTGAACAAAACAAAGATAAAGACAAATACACCCTTGTCCTTGCCAATCCGCCTTTTAAAGGTTCATTAGATTATGATGCAGTTTCAAATGATTTGTTAAAAGTTGTAAAGACAAAGAAAACCGAGCTTTTATTTTTGGCGTTATTTTTACGCATTTTAAAAACGGGCGGGCGTTGCGCCTGCATCGTACCAGACGGGGTGCTGTTCGGAAGCTCAACCGCACATAAAGCAATTCGTAAAGAAATCGTCGAAAACCATAAACTTGAAGCAATTATTTCGATGCCAAGCGGCGTGTTTAAACCGTACGCCGGTGTTTCGACAGCGATTATGATTTTTACGAAAACAGGCGTTGGTGGGACAGACAACGTTTGGTTTTACGATATGAAAGCCGATGACTACTCATTGGACGACAAGCGCAATCCGGTAGAAGAAAACGACATTCCAGACATTATCGAGCGCTTCCATAACCGTGAAGCGGAAAAGGAACGAAAACGGACAGAGCAATCGTTTTTCGTGCCGGTGGAAGAAATTCGTGAAAACGACTATGACTTATCGATTAACAAGTACAAAGAGATTGAGTATGAAGAAGTCGAGTACGAACCACCGACCGTCATCTTAGAACGAGTTGAAATGTTGGAGAAAGATATTGTGCAAGGATTGAAAGAGTTGAAAGAAATGATTAGAGGGTAGTGAAATTTTATGTCTTTTAGATATGTAAAACTAGGTAGTTTATTTAATATTACATCTGGTGGTACTCCTTCTAGGAAAAATAAGGATTACTATGAAAATGGAGATATTCCTTGGGTGAAAACAGGGGATTTAAAGAATATGTATTTATCTGATGTGGATGAGTATATAACTCAACAAGCGCTGAACGAATCCTCAGCTAAACTGTTTCCAAAAGGTACTGTACTTATTGCGATGTATGGTGCTACCATAGGAAATTGCTCAATACTCTCAATAGATGCGGCTACTAATCAGGCTTGTGCAGCATTTAAACCTAACAATAAAATTATTCCAGAATTTTTATACTATTATCTAATGAGTATTAAAGAAAGACTAATTTCATTGGCAGTTGGTGGTGCTCAACCTAAC contains these protein-coding regions:
- a CDS encoding restriction endonuclease subunit S; amino-acid sequence: MSFRYVKLGSLFNITSGGTPSRKNKDYYENGDIPWVKTGDLKNMYLSDVDEYITQQALNESSAKLFPKGTVLIAMYGATIGNCSILSIDAATNQACAAFKPNNKIIPEFLYYYLMSIKERLISLAVGGAQPNISISILKNIEIPLLTINEQKRMVSILNKSRELIDKRKAQIEALDELTQSVFLEMFGDLKSNPKGWKKVQLSELVQVDANLVSDIENYGSSPKDVLAPAIKVC